In a single window of the Micromonospora sp. WMMD1155 genome:
- a CDS encoding ATP-binding cassette domain-containing protein — protein MPKTDHPDRPPARPAPTQRDSVLPELREVWWETGVRARAQAGLFAVFSELPRLVWAALAVSWRADRIRTLVVAATTVIAGVMSAFGLLAAQRVLVELFAGGPTADKVTAALPALAALAAATALRAGMATAMGYAQNGLTPKVDREVERGLFEVTTAVWLEAFDADAFADDMERASRGANSTTALVQASMNLLAGLAGVIAVAVAVVVVHPLLLLALLVATVPNGWAALRAGHLRYQTYAAGSVRRRRLWLLHRLMAERDSAPELRSYGLRDFLLDQYDRVMDVETRIQLALARRVTTTTTVGAMIGGIATAVVYVLLGLLLVDGQIPLAAAATCVIAVQSAQRSLAVVTFQVDRVYTEGQHFRDYTGFMTRAADYLPPPTDRAADAQAPERLREIAVDAVSLRYPDRDNPAVDRVTLTISAGQTVAFVGENGSGKSTLATMIATLRTPTNGTIRYNGRPRDEWGTDALRARIGVVTQEYHKWPFTAATNIAIGDISTTTEQDRIEAAATRAVAHDMITDLPHGYETLLDRTFAGGQDLSGGQWQRITAARGFLRDADVLIMDEPSSALDPRAEDALFQAIRDRQGTGITILITHRLANVRHADRIHVLHHGRLVETGTHDQLMSADGRYAELFTLQAAGYGSGIDCLDEVADAHAQGRPPHQHQPVSR, from the coding sequence ATGCCGAAAACCGACCACCCCGACCGCCCGCCTGCCCGTCCCGCACCAACGCAGCGGGATTCGGTGCTGCCGGAGCTGCGGGAGGTGTGGTGGGAGACCGGTGTCCGGGCGCGAGCGCAGGCCGGCCTGTTCGCCGTCTTCTCCGAACTGCCCCGCCTGGTCTGGGCCGCGCTGGCGGTGAGTTGGCGCGCCGACCGGATACGGACACTGGTAGTAGCAGCGACGACGGTGATCGCGGGAGTGATGTCCGCGTTCGGGCTCCTCGCCGCACAGCGGGTACTGGTGGAGCTGTTCGCCGGTGGACCGACCGCCGACAAGGTGACCGCCGCGCTGCCCGCCCTGGCCGCGCTTGCGGCGGCTACCGCGCTGCGCGCCGGCATGGCCACCGCTATGGGTTACGCGCAGAACGGCCTCACGCCGAAGGTCGACCGGGAGGTCGAACGGGGCCTGTTCGAGGTGACCACCGCCGTATGGCTGGAGGCGTTCGACGCCGACGCGTTCGCCGACGACATGGAACGCGCCTCCCGCGGCGCGAACTCCACCACCGCCCTGGTCCAGGCGTCGATGAACCTGCTCGCCGGCCTGGCCGGCGTGATCGCGGTCGCGGTCGCCGTGGTCGTGGTCCACCCACTGCTGCTGCTCGCCCTGCTGGTGGCGACCGTGCCCAACGGCTGGGCGGCGCTGCGGGCCGGGCACCTGCGCTACCAGACGTACGCCGCCGGGTCGGTGCGCCGCCGCCGGCTGTGGCTGCTGCACCGGTTGATGGCCGAGCGCGACTCCGCCCCCGAACTGCGCTCCTACGGGCTGCGTGACTTCCTGCTCGACCAGTACGACCGGGTCATGGACGTCGAGACCCGGATCCAACTCGCCCTGGCCCGCCGGGTCACCACGACCACCACCGTCGGCGCGATGATCGGCGGGATCGCCACCGCCGTGGTCTACGTCCTGCTCGGCCTGCTGCTCGTCGACGGCCAGATCCCCCTCGCCGCCGCCGCGACCTGCGTGATCGCCGTGCAGTCCGCGCAACGCTCGCTGGCCGTGGTGACGTTCCAGGTGGACCGCGTCTACACCGAGGGGCAGCACTTCCGCGACTACACCGGCTTCATGACCCGGGCCGCCGACTACCTGCCGCCGCCCACCGACCGGGCCGCCGATGCGCAGGCACCGGAGCGCCTGCGGGAGATCGCCGTCGACGCGGTGAGCCTGCGCTACCCCGACCGCGACAACCCGGCCGTCGACCGGGTCACCCTCACCATCTCCGCCGGGCAGACCGTGGCGTTCGTCGGGGAGAACGGCTCCGGCAAGTCCACCCTCGCCACCATGATCGCCACCCTCCGCACCCCCACCAACGGCACCATCCGCTACAACGGACGGCCCCGCGACGAATGGGGCACCGACGCGCTACGGGCCCGGATCGGCGTCGTCACGCAGGAGTACCACAAGTGGCCGTTCACCGCCGCCACCAACATCGCCATCGGCGACATCAGCACCACGACGGAGCAGGACCGGATCGAGGCCGCCGCAACCCGCGCGGTCGCCCACGACATGATCACCGACCTGCCCCACGGGTACGAGACGCTGCTCGACCGCACCTTCGCCGGCGGCCAGGACCTCTCCGGCGGTCAGTGGCAGCGCATCACCGCCGCCCGCGGGTTCCTCCGCGACGCCGACGTGCTGATCATGGACGAGCCGTCCTCCGCCCTCGACCCCCGCGCCGAGGACGCTCTCTTCCAGGCCATCCGCGACCGGCAGGGCACCGGCATCACCATCCTGATCACCCATCGGCTGGCCAATGTCCGGCACGCCGACCGCATCCACGTCCTGCACCACGGCCGCCTCGTCGAGACCGGCACCCACGACCAGCTCATGAGTGCTGACGGGCGGTACGCCGAGTTGTTCACCCTCCAAGCAGCCGGCTACGGAAGCGGGATCGACTGCCTGGACGAGGTCGCCGATGCCCACGCGCAGGGTCGGCCTCCGCACCAGCACCAGCCTGTCTCGCGATGA
- a CDS encoding NUDIX hydrolase, protein MPSERRDITAGLPRKRMAAGLLITDPDDRVLLVEPAYKAGWEIPGGCVEADESPYQAAIRECREELGLDLAPGRLLVVDWVPARAGRTEGIMAVYDGGTLEPHVHERIVVPPGELKGWAFCDPPKAAQRLPPLLTRRITEALNARADGRSYYLEDGVRVT, encoded by the coding sequence ATGCCCTCCGAACGCCGCGACATCACCGCTGGCCTGCCCCGCAAGCGGATGGCCGCCGGGCTGCTGATCACCGACCCAGACGACCGGGTTCTGCTGGTCGAGCCGGCCTACAAGGCCGGCTGGGAGATTCCCGGCGGGTGTGTCGAGGCTGACGAGTCGCCCTACCAGGCCGCGATCCGGGAGTGCCGGGAGGAACTCGGCCTTGACCTGGCACCCGGTCGGTTACTCGTCGTGGACTGGGTGCCGGCGCGTGCCGGGCGCACCGAGGGCATCATGGCCGTCTACGACGGCGGCACCCTCGAGCCCCACGTGCACGAACGGATCGTGGTGCCGCCCGGCGAGTTGAAGGGCTGGGCCTTCTGCGACCCGCCAAAGGCCGCCCAGCGGCTACCGCCGTTGCTGACCCGCCGGATCACCGAGGCCCTCAACGCCCGTGCGGACGGGCGCAGCTACTACCTCGAAGACGGCGTCCGAGTCACCTGA
- a CDS encoding helix-turn-helix transcriptional regulator encodes MVDHDEIAAARRALGRHLARLRKDARHTQHGLARLVQYGRSSVANTETGRQHPERSFWHRCDAVLRTGGVLTAEFDRIADLDHQHRHRPAPPSAEPGPAVDAEAVWWEHERRITARRSALTVTADDDARLAHLEREVQQAIGDNERLPPATLVARLRPLRVSVDQLMAARQHPPQRARLYTAAAHLSGLLAALALDLRAFPVAHAYAAEAFDLAHAAVQPDTQAWARATQSLVAYYTGKHRDALAYAEDGLHHVGAGPHRIRLTINGQARALAHLGDRRGVHQAVDHAFALLPEHRTDGQVSTSLTLGPYCPTRAAANAATAYLVLGDTTGVLDHLTAAVAAFDAAQLRGPQALSRLDLATAHARAGDLDHAAGLALEALSLTADYRFESVYQRARQFLAAAHPFGRHSRLQDVADLFTELTHPGSPPPPGLRSPT; translated from the coding sequence ATGGTCGACCACGACGAGATCGCCGCCGCTCGTCGCGCGCTCGGTCGCCATCTGGCCCGCCTGCGGAAGGACGCCCGCCACACTCAGCACGGGTTGGCCCGGCTCGTGCAGTACGGGCGCAGTTCGGTGGCGAACACCGAAACCGGACGGCAACATCCCGAACGATCCTTCTGGCACCGCTGCGACGCGGTGCTGCGCACCGGTGGCGTGCTGACCGCGGAATTCGACCGCATCGCCGATCTGGACCACCAACACCGCCACCGTCCGGCGCCCCCATCCGCTGAACCCGGCCCTGCTGTCGACGCGGAAGCCGTGTGGTGGGAGCACGAGCGGCGCATCACCGCCCGCCGGTCCGCGCTGACCGTGACGGCCGATGACGACGCACGGCTGGCGCACCTGGAGCGCGAAGTGCAGCAGGCGATCGGTGACAACGAGCGGCTCCCGCCGGCCACGCTCGTGGCCAGGCTGCGTCCCCTGCGGGTCAGCGTCGACCAACTGATGGCCGCCCGGCAGCACCCGCCGCAACGCGCCCGGCTCTACACCGCCGCCGCCCACTTGTCCGGGCTCCTCGCCGCCCTCGCCCTGGACCTGCGAGCCTTCCCAGTCGCCCACGCCTACGCCGCCGAAGCCTTCGACCTCGCCCACGCCGCTGTGCAACCCGACACGCAGGCCTGGGCCCGCGCCACCCAAAGCCTGGTCGCCTACTACACCGGCAAGCACCGCGACGCACTCGCCTACGCCGAAGACGGCCTCCACCACGTCGGCGCCGGCCCGCACCGCATTCGCCTCACGATCAACGGGCAAGCACGAGCGCTCGCCCACCTCGGCGACCGCCGGGGCGTCCACCAAGCCGTGGACCATGCGTTCGCGCTTCTGCCCGAACACAGGACGGACGGGCAGGTCAGTACCAGCCTCACCCTCGGCCCGTACTGCCCGACCCGGGCCGCCGCCAACGCGGCGACGGCCTACCTAGTCCTCGGCGACACCACCGGCGTCCTCGACCATCTCACCGCCGCTGTAGCGGCATTCGACGCGGCGCAGCTACGCGGACCGCAGGCGCTCAGCCGCCTCGATCTGGCCACGGCCCACGCGCGGGCGGGCGACCTCGACCACGCCGCTGGGCTGGCGCTGGAAGCACTCAGCCTCACTGCCGACTACCGCTTCGAATCGGTCTACCAACGCGCTCGTCAATTCCTCGCCGCCGCCCACCCCTTCGGCCGTCACTCGCGACTACAGGACGTCGCGGACCTGTTCACCGAATTGACGCATCCCGGCAGCCCGCCACCACCGGGCCTACGATCGCCGACATGA